The genomic window AACAGATTGAAGTGCTGGTTCAGCGTGGCCAGATCACGCCCTACCACAAAATTTCCAGTGACGGTGGGCAAACGTGGACCTATGCATCGGATATTCCCGAGTTATTTGAAACCGTGCCTGCTGCTCCCTCGCATGTTGAGCCTCCGCCCCGGGATCATGCTCCGCCACTCGCGGCGGAGAACGGAAATTGCCCTGCTTGTGGAGTCGCCATCGACGCCCACGCCACGGTATGTCCGAACTGCCAATTTGATAAGAGTGGAGCACCAAGGATTAGCCTGGCAGCAGCTGATGCGACGACGAGTCGCACCGCGAAAAGTCCCAGTAGGATGTTGCTTTGCTATGCAATTGGAATGGGGGCCGCCTATTTATTTCTTATCGCCTGGGTCGCCTGTATCGCCGTCGAGGAAGAAAGTGGCACAGTTAGTTTCATTCCATTTTCTTTGTTCTATGTTTCGGCTTTGAGTCAGATGGTATTTTTTTGCATCTGGCTGTACCAGGCATGGACGACGCTGCCAGCGGCGTATCAAAATCGGGTCACCCCCGCGTCTGCCATTGGGTTTCTGTTTGTGCCGTTCTACAACCTGTATTGGGTTTTTGTAGCGATTCCAGGTTTGGCAAGCCGCTTGAGCCAGTGCCTTGGCGATCATGATCGCGAGTCCGCGGGAACCACGGGGTATGAGTTGGGGGTTGCCGCATGCGTCGCCGCGTTTATGCCATGCCTCAACGTACTTGCTTGCCCGGTGCTCCTGTTAGTCTTCATGCTCCAGGTGGATGCAGCGAGACGGCGAATCGAAGGTGGTTCGCCGGAGCCGTCCTATGCGTACCAGTGAAGTCTGGCTGGGTAGGCAATCAGGTCCTGCTACCGGGCAGCGGCGGCGACCGGACTATCGCACTTTCCGCAACGCCTTAATTTCGTCGTTTAAGCGTTCGATTTGAGCTTGCTTGGCTTTGATGCTCTTGTCCAGGTATGCCCTCTGCTGTCTGGTGATACGGCCGGGACGACGCATTCGCCCCAAAGCCTGACGCTCTCGGGTGAGTTGGTTTTGCAAATACAGCAACCGTTGTTTTGCAGCCTTGGTGGCCGTTTCCCGAAGGCTTTGGATCTCCGTCGTGAACTTGGATGCCGACGGATGTTGACGCAGTTCGTCCAGTTGTTCGATACACCCCGCCGGGTCTCGCTGGGCAGTTGATTTCAGGCGTTGGATGGCTGCGGCCAAGCTGCGATCAACGTTCTTGGTAAGCTCAAATGTCAGGTTCTCAATCGTCGCCTCGTCGGCAAATAGGTCGACCTCTACCGCCACAACATCGCCGGCTGTTAACCCAAAATCCTTAGGGAT from Roseimaritima ulvae includes these protein-coding regions:
- a CDS encoding DUF4339 domain-containing protein; translation: MHLIKHRGKVVGKATFEQIEVLVQRGQITPYHKISSDGGQTWTYASDIPELFETVPAAPSHVEPPPRDHAPPLAAENGNCPACGVAIDAHATVCPNCQFDKSGAPRISLAAADATTSRTAKSPSRMLLCYAIGMGAAYLFLIAWVACIAVEEESGTVSFIPFSLFYVSALSQMVFFCIWLYQAWTTLPAAYQNRVTPASAIGFLFVPFYNLYWVFVAIPGLASRLSQCLGDHDRESAGTTGYELGVAACVAAFMPCLNVLACPVLLLVFMLQVDAARRRIEGGSPEPSYAYQ